A region from the Coprothermobacter sp. genome encodes:
- a CDS encoding 23S rRNA (guanosine(2251)-2'-O)-methyltransferase RlmB — protein sequence MLIYGKNSVLGALSAEHPVEKVIFEAGSEKDDRIRMIKDVASRLKVPMEYKVGSWFQKSLGDVPHQGIAAQCARVRLLDMNALMGAMSPEPARRSVVLVDQVTDPHNLGAIIRVVAASRAGGLIVTKDRTSPFSPAAVSASAGTVFGLPIAVVANLAYAMERLKKDGYWLYGLEAADGHDYRKEKYACPSAFIVGSEGAGMRELTRKNADFFITIPMRPGIDSLNVSTALAVVLFRAIES from the coding sequence ATGCTTATCTATGGTAAGAACTCGGTCCTGGGTGCGCTGTCCGCTGAGCATCCGGTCGAGAAAGTCATCTTTGAAGCTGGTTCGGAGAAAGACGACCGTATCCGGATGATCAAGGATGTGGCTTCGCGGCTGAAGGTGCCGATGGAGTACAAGGTCGGATCGTGGTTCCAGAAGAGCCTCGGTGATGTCCCTCATCAGGGTATCGCGGCTCAGTGCGCGCGAGTGCGGCTACTGGACATGAACGCTCTCATGGGGGCGATGTCTCCTGAGCCCGCTCGCCGTTCAGTCGTCCTCGTGGACCAGGTCACCGATCCGCACAATCTGGGAGCGATTATCCGTGTGGTTGCTGCGTCAAGAGCCGGGGGCCTCATCGTCACAAAGGACCGGACAAGTCCGTTTTCGCCAGCGGCGGTATCTGCCTCGGCCGGGACGGTATTCGGACTTCCAATTGCCGTCGTAGCGAATCTGGCATATGCCATGGAACGACTCAAGAAGGACGGCTATTGGCTGTACGGGCTGGAGGCGGCAGATGGTCATGACTACCGGAAGGAGAAGTACGCGTGTCCGTCTGCGTTTATTGTCGGCAGCGAGGGCGCCGGCATGCGCGAACTCACACGGAAGAATGCGGACTTCTTCATCACGATTCCGATGAGGCCGGGCATCGATTCGCTGAACGTCTCTACGGCACTCGCGGTTGTGCTCTTCCGTGCCATCGAGTCCTAG